From Etheostoma spectabile isolate EspeVRDwgs_2016 chromosome 8, UIUC_Espe_1.0, whole genome shotgun sequence, a single genomic window includes:
- the LOC116693426 gene encoding P3 protein-like gives MRTLFPFCCLFLISGGAYGNRTLDRSNDTDPTADSSSRYIAIGDGSSQEFEFPENTKGVIVISSQYRSAAASRKGRQSWKQTVTVRSLDPEVLSILNVTDSGHAGPTRSYIISIRSGFPGRAQLQIQLLDLDQDSAPVLIEERTDYSIRVAPGNDDPATRLVQSGGLSHFSENPVLFALLPLIFVNKCAFGCKVEVEVLRGLLKRPVPLLLGVLGQFLVMPLYAYCVSRLASLPKALSLGLVITCSAPGGGGGYLYSLLLGGDVTLAISMTLVSTVVAAAAMPLSSALYGRLLGVHAALHVPFVKILGTLLFIAIPISLGMLVKLRLPALTRVLLALIRPFSFALIVGGIFMAYQMGASILANVKPQIVAVGVTVPLLGLLVGAIMAKLAGLAPALKKTVSIEVGVQNSLLALAVMQLSFRREEADFASQAPFIVALSSTSEMLLIVLGYYTQQRFCGSVVPRSDA, from the coding sequence ATGAGGACGCTATTTCCCTTCTGTTGTCTCTTCCTTATCTCCGGCGGAGCCTACGGGAACCGAACCCTCGACCGCAGCAACGACACCGACCCGACGgccgacagcagcagcagatatATCGCCATCGGCGACGGCTCATCGCAGGAATTCGAGTTTCCTGAAAACACCAAGGGCGTGATAGTAATCTCCAGCCAGTACCGGAGCGCCGCGGCGAGCAGGAAGGGCCGCCAGAGCTGGAAGCAGACGGTGACAGTCCGCTCCCTGGACCCGGAGGTCCTCTCCATACTCAACGTGACGGATAGCGGCCACGCAGGGCCAACCAGGAGCTACATTATCAGCATCCGCTCCGGGTTCCCGGGCAGGGCTCAGCTGCAGATCCAGCTGCTAGACCTGGACCAGGATTCGGCGCCTGTTCTGATCGAAGAGAGGACGGATTACTCCATCAGAGTGGCGCCCGGTAATGATGACCCGGCCACCCGGCTCGTCCAGTCGGGTGGCCTGTCCCATTTCTCGGAGAACCCCGTGCTGTTTGCCCTGCTGCCCCTCATCTTCGTCAACAAGTGTGCGTTCGGCTGCAAAGTGGAAGTGGAGGTTCTGCGGGGTCTGCTGAAGAGACCCGTGCCACTGCTCCTAGGGGTGCTGGGTCAGTTCCTGGTGATGCCGCTGTATGCCTACTGTGTATCCCGGCTGGCCTCGCTGCCCAAAGCGCTCTCCCTGGGCCTGGTCATCACCTGCTCTGCCCCGGGTGGGGGGGGCGGCTACCTGTACAGCCTGCTGCTCGGAGGAGACGTCACCCTGGCCATCTCCATGACCCTGGTGTCCACGGTGGTGGCAGCAGCCGCCATGCCTTTGTCATCCGCTCTGTATGGTCGGCTCCTGGGCGTGCACGCTGCCCTGCACGTGCCGTTTGTGAAGATCCTCGGCACCCTGCTGTTCATCGCCATCCCCATCTCGCTGGGCATGCTGGTCAAGCTGCGCCTGCCCGCCCTCACACGCGTCCTGCTGGCACTTATACGACCCTTCAGCTTCGCGCTCATCGTGGGTGGCATCTTCATGGCTTACCAAATGGGCGCGTCCATCCTGGCCAACGTCAAGCCCCAGATCGTGGCAGTAGGGGTGACAGTGCCTTTGCTGGGGCTGTTGGTCGGGGCCATCATGGCCAAGCTGGCGGGCCTGGCCCCAGCGCTGAAGAAGACGGTCAGCATCGAGGTGGGCGTCCAGAACAGCCTGCTGGCACTCGCCGTCATGCAGCTGTCCTTCCGCCGGGAGGAGGCTGACTTTGCGTCCCAGGCGCCCTTCATCGTGGCCCTCAGCAGCACCTCGGAGATGCTGCTCATAGTTCTGGGCTACTACACCCAGCAGAGGTTCTGTGGGTCTGTTGTCCCCAGGAGTGACGCCTGA
- the LOC116693460 gene encoding charged multivesicular body protein 1a codes for MEDTLFQLKFTSKQLERLAKKAEKESEKEQAKVKKALQQKNVDCARVYAENAIRKKNEGLNWLRMASRVDAVASKVQTAVTMKGVTKNMGQVTKALDRALNSMDLQKVSAVMDKFETQVQNLDVHTSVMEDSMSSAMTLTTPQEQVDDLIHQIAEEGGLEVMDQLSQLPAGATSVGAESSRSQDREDQLSRRLAALRN; via the exons ATGGAGG ACACACTCTTCCAGTTAAAG TTCACTTCCAAGCAGCTTGAGAGACTGGCCAAGAAGGCAGAGAAGGAGTCGGAGAAGGAGCAGGCCAAGGTTAAGAAG GCGTTGCAACAGAAGAATGTGGATTGTGCCAGAGTGTATGCAGAAAATGCAATccggaaaaaaaatgaaggtcTCAATTGGCTGCGCATGGCGTCTCGAGTCGACGCGGTGGCCTCCAAAGTCCAGACTGCTGTCACCATGAAGGGA GTGACCAAAAACATGGGCCAGGTGACCAAAGCTCTGGACAGAGCTCTAAACTCCATGGATCTCCAAAAGGTCTCTGCCGTCATGGACAAGTTTGAAACCCAAGTCCAGAACCTAGACGTCCACACCTCA GTGATGGAGGATTCCATGAGCTCGGCAATGACGCTGACCACGCCTCAGGAACAGGTGGACGACTTGATCCACCAAATAGCAGAGGAGGGCGGCCTGGAGGTGATGGACCAGCTCAGCCAGCTGCCTGCAGGAGCCACCTCGGTAGGCGCCGAGAGCTCACGGAGCCAGGATAGGGAAGACCAGCTGTCTCGACG GTTGGCTGCTTTGCGGAACTGa
- the LOC116693468 gene encoding charged multivesicular body protein 4b-like isoform X2 — protein sequence MSLFGKLCSGGEKAGTMSCPPCQQKETETLPEREDMLVKKKDFLKTKIYHELLVAKKNSIRNRRVALQALRRKKYHEKHIKYIDCALKAMREILNKMNDLIKDITEEHDPTLDMSDTLHTSGSLGVEFDENELLAELERLVSNLDPSVFEKYNTEDKLPFFRVSTASPSQPAKTDEDEIEDDLEYLRRWAN from the exons ATGTCTTTGTTTGGGAAGCTATGTAGCGGAGGAGAAAAGGCGGGAACGATGTCCTGCCCCCCCTGCCAACAAAAGGAGACGGAGACTCTCCCCGAGAGAGAGGACATGCTGGTGAAGAAGAAAGACTTTCTGAAGACAAAAATCTACCATGAACTTTTGGTAGCCAAGAAAAACAGCATTAGGAACAGAAGAG TGGCTCTGCAGGCGCTGAGAAGAAAGAAGTACCACGAGAAACACATCAAGTACATTGACTGTGCTCTTAAGGCCATGAG AGAAATTCTCAACAAGATGAATGACCTAATAAAAGACATTACAGAGGAGCATGATCCAACACTAGACATGTCAGACACCCTCCACACATCTGGGAGCCTTGGAGTGGAATTTGATGAG aATGAGCTACTGGCAGAGCTGGAGAGGCTGGTGTCGAATCTGGATCCTAGTGTCTTTGAGAAGTACAATACGGAAGATAAACTCCCTTTTTTCAGAGTGTCCACTGCATCACCCTCCCAACCTG CCAAGACAGACGAGGATGAGATTGAAGATGATTTAGAGTATCTGCGGCGCTGGGCGAATTAA
- the LOC116693468 gene encoding charged multivesicular body protein 4b-like isoform X1: MSLFGKLCSGGEKAGTMSCPPCQQKETETLPEREDMLVKKKDFLKTKIYHELLVAKKNSIRNRRVALQALRRKKYHEKHIKYIDCALKAMRSVHENIEILNKMNDLIKDITEEHDPTLDMSDTLHTSGSLGVEFDENELLAELERLVSNLDPSVFEKYNTEDKLPFFRVSTASPSQPAKTDEDEIEDDLEYLRRWAN, translated from the exons ATGTCTTTGTTTGGGAAGCTATGTAGCGGAGGAGAAAAGGCGGGAACGATGTCCTGCCCCCCCTGCCAACAAAAGGAGACGGAGACTCTCCCCGAGAGAGAGGACATGCTGGTGAAGAAGAAAGACTTTCTGAAGACAAAAATCTACCATGAACTTTTGGTAGCCAAGAAAAACAGCATTAGGAACAGAAGAG TGGCTCTGCAGGCGCTGAGAAGAAAGAAGTACCACGAGAAACACATCAAGTACATTGACTGTGCTCTTAAGGCCATGAGGTCCGTTCATGAAAATAT AGAAATTCTCAACAAGATGAATGACCTAATAAAAGACATTACAGAGGAGCATGATCCAACACTAGACATGTCAGACACCCTCCACACATCTGGGAGCCTTGGAGTGGAATTTGATGAG aATGAGCTACTGGCAGAGCTGGAGAGGCTGGTGTCGAATCTGGATCCTAGTGTCTTTGAGAAGTACAATACGGAAGATAAACTCCCTTTTTTCAGAGTGTCCACTGCATCACCCTCCCAACCTG CCAAGACAGACGAGGATGAGATTGAAGATGATTTAGAGTATCTGCGGCGCTGGGCGAATTAA